In the genome of Carnobacterium viridans, one region contains:
- a CDS encoding ABC transporter permease yields the protein MKSYQTNLVYQQIRFNNGLTWGYAALWILLSIQFQPFGFKPVILGIGVLNVLVSLVHQWLLQMVKKDDFHAEIKLPSVKILSVVMLFSLLIGNIFAFISGIITLKKTLTTSLIYAIYMVLVDVLVIAVTALNVFKPFVSNTFLPLFYLMIASLIFHSFVLAFGQRWFDWQPTVQKITLLILALTGLTGNILVFFVAASLYQNNKPDHIGKRQTSIREKLIKNQAALLGLLFITFLIMLAVTCNWTFSYSFAVQNDYSSILQSPSLRYPFGTDNYGRDVFSRIIFGTQISLSVGLIATAIPLVVGGVLGAISGFYGRTTDNVIMRLLDVLYAIPGMLLAITIIAAFGASTTNLVIALSLGSIPSYARTMRANVMQVSNLEYIESARALGQTNGRIISRHVIPNAMAPMIVRSTLTIGTAVISTSSLSYLGLGVEPHIPEWGNILRIGSQYLETSPYLAIYPGLAIILLVLSFNFLGDGIRDATDPKLN from the coding sequence GTGAAATCATACCAAACAAATTTAGTTTACCAACAAATCCGCTTCAACAATGGATTGACTTGGGGGTATGCCGCATTATGGATACTGCTGAGCATTCAATTTCAGCCGTTTGGATTTAAACCGGTGATTCTAGGAATAGGTGTTTTAAATGTACTCGTCAGTTTAGTACACCAATGGTTACTCCAAATGGTCAAAAAAGACGATTTCCATGCTGAAATAAAACTTCCTTCAGTTAAAATCCTTTCAGTGGTCATGCTCTTTAGTCTTTTGATTGGAAATATCTTTGCTTTTATTTCAGGAATCATCACGCTGAAAAAAACACTAACGACTAGCCTGATTTATGCTATTTATATGGTGTTGGTAGATGTACTCGTCATTGCTGTGACGGCATTGAATGTGTTCAAACCGTTTGTATCGAACACTTTTTTACCGCTCTTTTATCTGATGATTGCTTCTCTGATTTTCCATAGCTTCGTTTTAGCCTTTGGACAAAGATGGTTTGACTGGCAGCCAACGGTTCAAAAAATAACGTTGCTCATACTGGCGCTGACCGGTCTTACAGGGAACATACTTGTCTTTTTTGTCGCAGCTTCTTTGTATCAAAATAATAAACCCGACCACATAGGGAAACGTCAAACCAGTATTCGCGAAAAGTTGATCAAAAATCAAGCCGCTTTGCTTGGACTGCTGTTCATTACTTTTTTGATCATGCTGGCGGTTACCTGTAATTGGACGTTTAGTTATTCTTTTGCGGTTCAAAATGACTACAGCTCGATTTTGCAAAGTCCTTCTTTACGTTATCCTTTTGGCACGGATAATTATGGACGCGATGTTTTTTCAAGAATTATTTTCGGCACACAAATTTCGTTGTCTGTCGGTTTGATCGCAACTGCTATTCCTTTAGTCGTTGGCGGTGTTTTAGGCGCAATATCTGGTTTTTACGGCCGTACGACCGACAACGTGATCATGCGATTATTGGATGTGCTTTACGCCATTCCCGGCATGCTGTTAGCCATTACGATCATAGCGGCATTTGGCGCTTCAACAACGAACTTAGTCATTGCATTAAGTTTAGGCTCGATTCCATCTTATGCTAGAACGATGCGAGCCAATGTCATGCAAGTCAGCAATTTGGAATACATTGAATCAGCTCGGGCTTTGGGACAAACTAACGGCCGGATCATTTCAAGGCATGTTATCCCGAATGCGATGGCTCCAATGATCGTTCGTTCAACGTTAACAATCGGAACGGCCGTTATTTCGACAAGCAGTTTAAGTTATCTTGGACTTGGGGTTGAACCTCACATTCCAGAGTGGGGAAATATTTTAAGGATCGGCAGCCAATACTTAGAGACTAGTCCGTATTTGGCGATCTATCCAGGGTTAGCGATTATCCTGCTGGTTTTATCGTTTAATTTCTTAGGCGATGGTATCCGAGATGCCACCGATCCAAAATTGAATTAA
- a CDS encoding ABC transporter ATP-binding protein, which produces MNLTIDNVSVSIASQKIIEGVSLHVSKNQFVGVIGPNGCGKSTLLKSVSKLLEPSKGVITLGDENVQHLSNKQLAKKLGVVGQFHEINFDFSIRDMLLLGRSPYKGLMERDNALDYEIVDQVLLQLDLEKIADRSFLSLSGGEKQRVILGRTLVQQPKFLVLDEPTNHLDIKHQLSILRTVTSLPIGVLAALHDLNLAARFTDYLYAMKDGRIIQEGRPEEVLTEAVIKELYEVDSHTYVNPISGNQTIEFL; this is translated from the coding sequence ATGAATTTAACGATTGATAACGTATCGGTATCTATTGCCTCTCAGAAGATTATAGAAGGTGTTTCCTTGCACGTTAGTAAGAATCAGTTTGTAGGTGTGATTGGACCGAATGGCTGTGGGAAATCGACTTTATTGAAAAGTGTTTCTAAACTACTTGAACCCAGTAAGGGAGTCATTACTCTGGGTGATGAAAATGTTCAACATCTTTCAAATAAACAGCTCGCAAAAAAATTAGGTGTCGTGGGACAGTTTCACGAAATCAATTTTGATTTTTCTATCCGTGACATGTTATTACTCGGACGCTCACCCTACAAAGGTTTGATGGAGAGAGACAATGCTTTAGATTATGAAATTGTTGATCAGGTTCTTCTCCAACTGGACTTGGAAAAAATCGCGGATAGGAGTTTCTTATCCCTGTCCGGTGGAGAAAAACAGCGCGTTATATTAGGCAGAACCTTGGTCCAACAACCTAAATTTTTAGTTTTAGATGAGCCCACCAATCATTTGGATATCAAACATCAATTGAGTATTTTAAGAACAGTCACTTCCTTACCTATTGGTGTATTAGCAGCTTTACATGATTTGAATCTAGCTGCACGCTTTACGGATTATTTGTATGCGATGAAAGATGGACGGATCATTCAAGAGGGAAGACCTGAAGAAGTGTTAACAGAAGCGGTCATTAAAGAATTGTATGAAGTGGATAGTCACACCTATGTTAACCCTATTTCAGGTAACCAAACCATTGAGTTTCTATGA
- a CDS encoding SWIM zinc finger family protein has product MSRYGFYEYESMAEKKEKAERKLTTYQRKHPDAQPILLTGTKIANSFWGKAWCDHLKHYADYDNRINRGRSYIKNGFVFDLTIEKGIIQGVVCGSSSKLYQVDIAIDPITDQRFVHQIGGHIESLEALANGQFPKTLAETFLTNENGLFPNLNEINLSCNCPDWAHMCKHISAVLYAVGAKLDLDPLLLFELRGIDTTALIKKSVEEKMTTLLENAHTATSSRIIEDDAIIDLFDL; this is encoded by the coding sequence ATGAGCCGATATGGTTTTTATGAGTATGAAAGTATGGCCGAAAAAAAGGAAAAAGCTGAACGTAAACTGACGACCTATCAAAGAAAGCATCCTGACGCTCAGCCTATTTTGCTTACAGGTACTAAAATCGCCAATTCTTTTTGGGGAAAAGCGTGGTGCGATCATCTAAAACACTATGCGGATTATGATAACCGCATCAACCGCGGACGTTCGTACATCAAAAATGGTTTTGTCTTTGATTTAACGATTGAAAAAGGAATCATTCAAGGAGTTGTCTGCGGCAGCAGCTCAAAATTATATCAAGTCGACATTGCCATCGATCCGATTACGGATCAACGATTCGTTCACCAAATCGGCGGACACATTGAAAGTTTAGAAGCACTGGCAAATGGCCAATTCCCTAAAACACTCGCTGAAACTTTTTTGACCAACGAGAACGGCTTGTTTCCTAATCTAAACGAAATCAACCTCTCTTGCAATTGTCCGGATTGGGCACATATGTGCAAACATATTTCTGCAGTCCTTTACGCTGTAGGAGCTAAATTGGATTTGGACCCATTGCTTCTATTCGAATTGCGGGGAATTGATACAACGGCTTTAATCAAAAAATCCGTTGAAGAAAAAATGACGACATTATTAGAAAATGCGCATACTGCAACATCTAGTCGTATTATTGAAGACGATGCGATTATTGACCTTTTTGATTTATAA
- a CDS encoding ABC transporter ATP-binding protein — protein sequence METLLNVNNLSVSFTTGSSTQQVTSNVSFAVKKGETLGIVGESGSGKSVTARSIMGLLAPNAYVHSKSNIVFMGKDLLSLPEKKMRGIRGKDIGMIFQDPMTSLNPTMTVGSQITETILYHEKLSKIEAEIRAKDIMHHVGITDVDVRYKQYAHEFSGGMRQRMMIALALVCKPALLIADEPTTALDVTIQAQILDLLKEVQEKFGTAIILITHDFGVVANMCDQVIVMKNGQVVETGETKDVFQHPKEAYTKMLLAAIPNLHKEKSERHKKKLAEIHSGKRKKLLDVSHLEKHFPLGKTGLLKAVDDISFAVYEGETLGLVGESGSGKSTTGRTILRLHEATGGETLYQGFDLNHLSQKELKTMRKHMQIIFQDPYASLNPRMKIQDIIGEALDIHQLAKNKKERNNKVAELLSLVGLDEGFAQRYPHEFSGGQRQRIGIARALAVDPAFIVLDEPLSALDASIQAQIVELLEELQEKLGLTYLFIAHDLAMVKQISDRVAVMYNGRIVELADAEELFSNPIHPYTKKLLSAIPVPDPTYEATKKPISAVADEQAAFHSEKATFKEVRPHHWVAQ from the coding sequence ATGGAAACGCTATTGAATGTAAACAATTTATCTGTCTCTTTTACGACAGGAAGCAGTACACAGCAAGTCACCTCGAATGTTTCTTTCGCAGTTAAAAAAGGAGAAACACTGGGAATCGTTGGAGAATCTGGCAGCGGAAAGAGCGTAACGGCTCGCTCGATTATGGGGTTGTTAGCGCCCAATGCCTATGTTCATTCTAAAAGCAATATTGTATTTATGGGGAAAGATTTGCTTAGCCTGCCTGAGAAAAAAATGAGAGGTATACGGGGAAAAGATATCGGGATGATTTTTCAAGATCCGATGACTTCTTTGAACCCAACGATGACAGTCGGAAGCCAAATCACTGAAACGATTCTTTATCATGAAAAATTATCGAAAATAGAAGCAGAAATCCGAGCAAAAGACATTATGCATCATGTTGGGATCACTGATGTAGACGTACGGTACAAACAGTATGCCCATGAATTTTCAGGAGGCATGCGTCAGCGGATGATGATTGCTTTAGCGTTAGTCTGCAAACCGGCACTGTTGATCGCAGATGAACCGACAACAGCATTAGACGTCACGATCCAAGCTCAAATTTTGGACTTATTAAAAGAGGTTCAAGAGAAGTTTGGGACAGCGATTATTTTGATCACACATGACTTTGGTGTTGTAGCAAATATGTGCGATCAAGTGATCGTTATGAAAAATGGCCAAGTAGTAGAAACAGGCGAAACAAAAGACGTTTTTCAGCACCCGAAAGAAGCGTATACTAAAATGCTTTTGGCTGCCATTCCCAATTTGCATAAAGAAAAGTCAGAACGACATAAAAAAAAGCTGGCAGAAATCCACTCAGGAAAACGAAAAAAACTGCTAGACGTTTCTCATCTAGAAAAACATTTCCCTTTAGGAAAAACCGGTCTATTAAAAGCAGTAGACGACATTAGTTTTGCCGTTTACGAAGGAGAAACCCTTGGATTAGTCGGAGAATCGGGTTCGGGGAAATCGACTACTGGACGAACGATCCTTCGTTTACATGAAGCGACTGGTGGAGAAACGTTGTATCAAGGGTTTGACTTGAACCATTTGTCTCAAAAAGAATTAAAAACCATGCGCAAGCACATGCAGATCATTTTTCAAGACCCCTATGCTTCTTTGAACCCACGAATGAAAATTCAAGACATTATTGGTGAAGCTTTGGATATCCATCAGTTAGCAAAAAACAAAAAAGAACGCAACAATAAAGTGGCTGAATTGCTGAGTCTCGTTGGATTGGACGAAGGATTTGCCCAACGTTATCCACACGAATTTTCAGGTGGTCAAAGGCAACGAATCGGAATCGCACGAGCTTTGGCAGTGGATCCGGCATTTATTGTGCTCGATGAGCCGTTATCAGCGTTAGATGCTTCTATCCAAGCTCAAATTGTTGAACTGTTAGAAGAGTTGCAAGAAAAATTAGGGTTAACCTATTTGTTTATTGCCCATGATTTAGCAATGGTCAAACAGATTTCAGATCGAGTAGCTGTGATGTATAATGGGCGAATCGTAGAATTAGCCGACGCGGAAGAATTATTTTCAAATCCCATCCATCCGTATACGAAAAAACTTTTATCGGCTATTCCAGTTCCAGATCCAACTTACGAGGCGACCAAAAAGCCGATAAGCGCAGTGGCCGATGAACAAGCTGCTTTTCATTCGGAAAAAGCTACCTTTAAAGAAGTTAGGCCTCATCACTGGGTGGCTCAATGA
- a CDS encoding DEAD/DEAH box helicase, with the protein MLFNELELNQHLLHALKEAGYTKATPIQEDAIPHLMNNKDLLGCAQTGTGKTAAFALPILQNIMEEKTVGKGAIKALILAPTRELAIQIGDSFQTYAKYLPLNIQVIFGGVSQNPQTAALKRGTDILVATPGRLLDLIRQGFVKLNQVDFFVLDEADMMLDMGMLRDVRHIIRELPKKRQSMFFSATMPSEIEKLAGTILSNPVKVVVNPVSSTVEVIQQNVYRVAKTDKTNLLIYLLKNKQVERSLVFSRTKHGANKIVKKLLQAGFSAEAIHGNKSQNARQQALENFKTMKTSVLVATDIAARGIDVPELSQVIQFDLPEVPETYVHRIGRTGRAGLSGKAISFCDETESDLLRDIEKLSKRKVPVIKDHPYLLKEGTQAPTQQARKAVATRNSGTRAKSKQGRRGGQKSAQRPRVQTKNT; encoded by the coding sequence TTGTTATTTAATGAATTAGAATTGAACCAACACCTATTGCACGCACTGAAAGAAGCAGGTTATACGAAAGCAACGCCTATCCAAGAGGATGCCATTCCGCATCTGATGAACAACAAGGACTTGTTGGGTTGTGCCCAAACTGGTACTGGTAAGACAGCTGCCTTTGCTTTACCCATCCTTCAAAATATTATGGAAGAAAAAACCGTTGGAAAAGGGGCCATCAAAGCCTTAATCCTTGCTCCTACACGTGAACTTGCCATACAAATCGGTGATAGTTTCCAAACATACGCTAAATACCTTCCATTGAATATCCAAGTAATTTTTGGTGGCGTTTCCCAGAATCCTCAAACAGCCGCGCTGAAACGTGGAACGGATATCCTAGTCGCGACGCCAGGCAGACTTTTGGACCTTATCAGACAAGGATTTGTCAAACTGAATCAGGTTGATTTCTTCGTCTTGGACGAAGCCGATATGATGTTGGACATGGGGATGTTACGTGATGTACGCCATATTATCCGCGAATTGCCTAAGAAACGTCAAAGCATGTTCTTTTCAGCAACGATGCCGAGTGAAATCGAAAAACTTGCAGGAACCATTTTATCAAACCCGGTAAAAGTGGTAGTCAATCCGGTTTCATCAACTGTTGAAGTCATCCAACAGAACGTTTACCGCGTAGCCAAGACCGACAAAACTAACCTACTTATCTATCTTTTGAAGAATAAGCAGGTTGAGCGCTCCCTAGTCTTCTCCAGAACCAAGCATGGCGCCAATAAAATCGTCAAAAAACTTTTGCAAGCGGGTTTCTCCGCCGAAGCGATTCACGGCAACAAGTCTCAGAATGCGCGTCAGCAAGCTTTAGAAAACTTCAAGACCATGAAAACTAGCGTTCTCGTAGCGACAGATATCGCAGCCCGTGGTATCGATGTGCCTGAGCTTTCGCAAGTTATCCAATTTGACTTGCCTGAAGTTCCAGAAACCTACGTTCACCGTATCGGCCGTACAGGGCGCGCAGGGCTAAGTGGAAAAGCTATCTCTTTCTGTGATGAAACAGAATCAGACTTGTTGCGCGACATTGAAAAACTTAGTAAGAGGAAAGTTCCAGTCATAAAAGACCATCCTTATCTTTTGAAAGAAGGCACTCAAGCACCAACACAGCAGGCGAGAAAAGCAGTTGCCACGCGCAATAGTGGAACACGCGCTAAAAGTAAACAAGGTCGAAGAGGCGGTCAAAAATCCGCACAAAGACCTCGTGTACAAACGAAAAACACGTAA
- a CDS encoding FecCD family ABC transporter permease produces the protein MNHIDKQRKLFYMCLLLFTVLIIFSIGIGVAVGQVAVPLKESFQILLKNLSGGRIDNLPSVSSDSFENIIWQIRFPRVLLAMLTGMGLSLAGAVMQTTVQNPLADPYILGISSGASLGATFAIMIGFGGTSILAQFGLSFWAFLGAVTAALLVLMLSNATGQINSIKLILSGMVLNALFTAFSNFIIYIANDAEGIRSVTFWMMGSLVGASWSKLPLIATVVLVCLLFFLTQIRTLNLMLLGDESAITLGVNLKFYRKLYLVITSVLTGVIVANTGMIGFVGLIIPHIVRGIVGSNHRYFLPLSVFSGSLFMVWCDILSRIILPTVELPIGILTSLIGAPLFIYIFVKKGYEFGG, from the coding sequence ATGAACCACATCGATAAACAACGCAAATTATTTTATATGTGTTTACTCCTATTTACTGTATTGATTATTTTTTCGATTGGAATCGGTGTCGCGGTCGGGCAAGTCGCAGTGCCTTTAAAAGAATCTTTTCAAATCCTGCTTAAAAATTTGTCAGGGGGAAGGATTGATAACTTACCGAGCGTTTCTTCTGATTCTTTTGAAAATATCATCTGGCAGATTCGTTTTCCAAGAGTACTCTTAGCGATGCTCACAGGTATGGGCTTATCCTTAGCTGGAGCAGTGATGCAGACAACGGTCCAGAATCCACTCGCAGATCCTTATATCTTAGGTATTTCTTCTGGAGCCTCTCTGGGTGCGACGTTTGCGATTATGATTGGCTTTGGTGGAACCAGTATCTTGGCACAGTTTGGGTTATCTTTTTGGGCATTTTTAGGTGCTGTGACAGCTGCTCTTCTGGTCTTAATGTTATCGAATGCTACTGGACAAATTAATTCGATTAAATTGATCTTATCCGGGATGGTATTAAATGCTCTCTTTACAGCCTTTTCCAATTTCATTATTTATATCGCTAATGATGCGGAAGGGATTCGTTCAGTTACTTTTTGGATGATGGGAAGTTTAGTCGGAGCAAGTTGGTCCAAGTTACCTTTGATAGCCACCGTTGTCCTGGTTTGTTTGCTCTTTTTCTTAACGCAAATACGGACGTTGAATCTTATGTTATTAGGCGATGAATCAGCTATTACGCTTGGGGTAAATTTGAAATTTTATCGCAAATTGTATCTCGTTATTACGTCGGTTCTAACTGGGGTCATTGTGGCAAATACTGGAATGATTGGATTTGTAGGGTTGATCATCCCACATATTGTTCGTGGGATAGTCGGGTCAAATCATCGATACTTTTTACCATTATCGGTTTTTTCAGGATCTTTATTTATGGTATGGTGTGATATCTTGTCTCGTATTATCCTGCCAACGGTTGAACTGCCTATTGGTATTTTGACATCTTTAATTGGTGCACCACTGTTCATTTATATTTTTGTGAAAAAAGGCTACGAGTTTGGAGGGTAA
- a CDS encoding NAD(P)H-dependent oxidoreductase, with the protein MGFDPVLKAEETNHIKNGEFIRDLKGPLADVKVEQELIIEADLLLYIFPIWWNSMPAIMKGYVNRIFSHGFFYNMDGSPDRRLIDMQAYIISTTGQPQESSDSNGLNDAIRRLSSEWMFMTITE; encoded by the coding sequence ATGGGTTTTGATCCAGTGTTAAAAGCTGAAGAAACAAATCATATTAAAAATGGTGAGTTTATTCGTGATTTAAAGGGACCACTGGCAGACGTAAAGGTGGAGCAAGAATTAATTATTGAAGCAGATTTACTGCTTTATATTTTCCCGATTTGGTGGAATTCCATGCCAGCAATCATGAAAGGATATGTCAATCGGATATTTTCTCATGGGTTCTTTTACAATATGGACGGTAGCCCTGATCGTCGATTAATCGATATGCAAGCCTATATAATCAGTACGACAGGGCAACCCCAGGAATCGAGCGATAGTAATGGTTTAAATGATGCAATCAGACGTTTATCATCTGAATGGATGTTTATGACAATAACGGAATAA
- a CDS encoding ABC transporter substrate-binding protein, which produces MTILKTMKFLGLVTASTLLLGACGQKNVAEEQTAASEQSTEQTGKTTFPLTLDNYTASSEGAVFSKKEVTYESSPKSIVANNQGTAELLIQLGLAEDIVGVAALYGEGDETVTEDFSNIPVLSEGYVGKELVVGADPDIVVGRGQLFANAEWGTGTVEELNDVGIQTYIQATSTTGATFEDLYTDIDQLGKLFAVEEKAQQFSTDVKKRMDAIVAAIPDKQATLDYAYIFGAEGTKVDIYSGAADTYLNDALSYMSLENTFANATGEISVEALLEADPDVLLLVNYTGGRDPKESLADLKANDALSSLTAIKEDHIYTIDYNQFWSYGYQVLTGMEQLSAEMQSKN; this is translated from the coding sequence ATGACTATACTAAAAACTATGAAATTCTTAGGCCTTGTTACGGCTTCAACCTTATTGCTAGGTGCGTGTGGACAAAAAAATGTTGCAGAAGAGCAAACAGCTGCGAGTGAACAGTCAACGGAACAGACCGGAAAAACAACTTTTCCATTAACGTTGGATAATTACACTGCGTCATCAGAAGGCGCAGTATTTTCAAAAAAAGAAGTAACGTATGAATCTAGTCCGAAATCGATTGTAGCCAATAATCAGGGAACAGCGGAGTTGCTGATCCAACTTGGATTGGCTGAAGACATTGTAGGCGTAGCTGCCTTATACGGTGAAGGCGATGAAACGGTAACTGAAGATTTTTCAAACATTCCTGTTTTGTCAGAAGGATATGTTGGAAAGGAATTAGTCGTAGGTGCTGATCCAGATATCGTTGTGGGACGTGGACAACTGTTTGCTAATGCCGAATGGGGAACAGGAACGGTTGAAGAATTGAATGATGTGGGTATCCAGACGTATATTCAAGCGACATCAACGACTGGCGCAACTTTTGAGGATTTATACACAGATATTGATCAGTTAGGAAAATTATTTGCGGTTGAAGAAAAAGCACAACAATTTTCAACAGATGTGAAAAAACGGATGGACGCAATCGTCGCAGCCATTCCGGATAAACAGGCAACACTTGATTATGCCTATATTTTTGGGGCAGAAGGTACTAAAGTGGATATTTACAGTGGTGCAGCAGACACGTACTTAAACGATGCATTAAGCTATATGAGCTTAGAAAATACATTTGCAAATGCAACGGGAGAAATCAGCGTGGAAGCCTTATTGGAAGCTGATCCAGATGTATTATTATTGGTTAACTATACGGGTGGACGTGATCCAAAAGAGAGCTTAGCTGATTTGAAAGCAAATGATGCACTTTCAAGTCTGACAGCGATCAAGGAAGACCATATCTATACGATTGATTACAATCAGTTCTGGAGTTACGGGTACCAAGTTTTAACCGGTATGGAACAACTTAGTGCTGAAATGCAGTCAAAAAATTAA
- a CDS encoding ABC transporter permease: MHAKPNWLQTISQSYQEASQQRIIALGLGLLSFPFQLLVLIRYLLKNRLSELHAVEQKIKRTFEESGAAAALKENLLNQEKRKADFLQQNSSKAQMEKRVNELYQTAYQKELKERTLAYYQESTSEQPSFLNETVKWLQQPLGFVLSLFLGLPMYVLLLIVSIPTLRYIVDRLIMMVFVIIGVTIIVFTLLYLSPSDSATNILGVQATPEQIINFNAVHGLDDPYLIQLGRTIKGIFTFDLGNAFEGNERVVTMIMRRFPVTLQLTLFALALSVVVALPAGIYAAVKANTTFDHLFMLIALIGISIPSFWQGLIFILTFSINLGWLPATYNADNLVSLIMPAVVLGTGLMASVARMTRSSTLEVINEDYILTARAKGLSTRRVILRHAVPNALIPIVTIIGLQFGGMLGGSSVTEKVFNINGVGSYIVDKQFVPDIPSVMGGVIYIAVILSMVNVFIDLLYSFIDPRIRSRIKSGR; this comes from the coding sequence ATGCACGCCAAACCAAATTGGCTGCAAACGATCAGTCAATCTTATCAAGAAGCTTCTCAGCAACGCATTATTGCCTTGGGTTTAGGTTTGCTCAGCTTCCCGTTTCAACTGCTCGTGCTCATCCGCTACTTACTAAAGAATCGCTTATCTGAATTACACGCTGTAGAGCAAAAAATCAAACGAACATTTGAAGAAAGCGGTGCGGCAGCGGCTTTAAAGGAAAACCTTCTGAACCAAGAAAAACGAAAGGCTGATTTTCTGCAGCAAAACAGCTCGAAAGCACAGATGGAAAAAAGAGTGAATGAACTTTATCAGACGGCTTATCAAAAAGAACTAAAGGAGCGTACATTGGCTTATTACCAAGAATCAACTAGCGAGCAGCCCAGTTTCTTGAATGAAACCGTCAAATGGCTGCAGCAGCCGCTGGGTTTTGTTTTGTCTCTATTTCTGGGCTTGCCTATGTATGTACTCTTGTTGATCGTCTCTATTCCTACGTTGCGCTACATTGTTGATCGCTTAATTATGATGGTGTTCGTTATTATCGGCGTTACCATTATCGTCTTTACTTTATTGTACTTATCGCCTTCAGATTCAGCGACAAACATTTTAGGAGTACAAGCAACGCCTGAACAAATTATCAACTTTAATGCTGTTCATGGCTTAGATGATCCTTATCTGATCCAGTTGGGCCGAACCATCAAAGGTATTTTCACATTTGATCTAGGCAATGCTTTTGAAGGAAATGAACGTGTTGTAACAATGATCATGCGTCGCTTCCCAGTCACTTTACAATTGACTTTATTCGCCTTGGCGCTTTCCGTTGTAGTTGCTCTCCCTGCTGGAATTTATGCAGCGGTTAAAGCTAACACAACGTTTGACCATCTTTTTATGTTGATTGCTTTGATCGGAATATCCATTCCTAGTTTCTGGCAAGGATTGATCTTTATTTTGACATTCTCTATCAACTTAGGGTGGCTGCCGGCTACTTACAATGCGGACAATCTGGTTTCTCTTATTATGCCAGCCGTTGTTCTGGGAACGGGCTTGATGGCTTCGGTTGCGCGAATGACCCGTTCATCGACACTGGAAGTCATCAATGAAGATTACATTTTGACAGCCCGAGCTAAAGGCCTGTCAACTAGAAGAGTTATTCTGCGGCATGCCGTACCAAACGCTTTGATTCCGATCGTTACGATTATTGGCTTACAGTTTGGCGGAATGCTGGGCGGCTCCTCTGTGACGGAAAAAGTATTTAATATCAATGGTGTAGGGAGCTATATTGTCGATAAACAGTTTGTTCCAGATATCCCAAGTGTTATGGGCGGCGTTATTTATATCGCCGTTATCTTATCGATGGTCAATGTCTTTATTGACTTACTTTACAGCTTTATTGATCCACGAATTCGTTCTCGGATCAAAAGCGGACGATGA